The following are encoded in a window of Brevibacillus sp. DP1.3A genomic DNA:
- a CDS encoding AAA family ATPase codes for MRKEVLIGVVPALLIFLVFLGVNITPFLVFGAVLGAIYFLVIRQQNGQGGNVALGGKRKANKHELPKSDVQFADIGGQERAKKELKESLDFLVYKDKIEQYGIRPIKGVLLTGPPGTGKTLMAKAAANYTNSAFVAASGSQFVEMYVGVGAQRVRELFQEAKALAEKNGQDSAIIFIDEIDVVGGKRDGQQQREYDQTLNQLLTEMDGVATTDKPRILVMAATNRKDMLDAALLRPGRFDRHISVDLPDKPAREQILTIHTANKPLGEDVTLEKVAQETFGFSGAQLESVANEAAIYAMRDRQVKITAKHFAYAVDKVMLGEKVDRQASEEEKKRVALHEIGHAIVSEIVRPGSVSQVTLSPRGKALGYVRQNPMEDRYLYTKEAMEKQIMVSLGGAVAEEIYYGGRSTGSKNDFEQALGMAQEIVQSGMSDLGIVHLQYVEKSRIHDEVERLLEGLLGETRNLLRQFDSVFQTGLYTLMEAEVLQGDEFRTLLSQTKEEVAV; via the coding sequence GTGCGTAAGGAAGTACTGATCGGCGTCGTACCTGCACTGTTGATTTTTCTTGTTTTTCTAGGTGTAAATATTACGCCATTCTTGGTGTTCGGAGCCGTATTGGGGGCGATTTACTTTCTGGTCATCCGTCAGCAAAATGGACAAGGCGGAAATGTCGCCCTCGGTGGGAAAAGAAAAGCAAACAAGCATGAGCTTCCGAAATCGGACGTGCAGTTTGCCGATATCGGTGGACAGGAACGCGCTAAAAAAGAACTGAAGGAATCGCTTGATTTTCTCGTATACAAGGACAAAATTGAGCAGTACGGGATTCGTCCGATCAAAGGTGTTCTTTTGACAGGTCCGCCTGGTACGGGTAAGACACTGATGGCGAAAGCGGCAGCGAACTATACAAATTCTGCTTTTGTGGCGGCATCAGGTTCGCAATTTGTAGAGATGTACGTGGGTGTCGGTGCACAACGCGTCCGTGAATTGTTTCAAGAAGCGAAGGCATTAGCAGAGAAAAATGGGCAAGACAGCGCGATTATTTTTATCGATGAGATTGATGTCGTCGGTGGGAAAAGGGACGGTCAACAGCAGCGTGAATATGATCAAACATTGAATCAACTGTTGACGGAGATGGATGGTGTAGCTACGACCGACAAGCCGCGGATTTTAGTCATGGCAGCTACGAACCGGAAAGACATGCTCGACGCAGCGCTATTGCGCCCTGGGCGTTTTGACCGTCATATTAGCGTTGATCTTCCAGACAAGCCTGCACGCGAGCAGATTTTGACGATTCATACGGCCAATAAACCACTTGGCGAAGACGTCACACTGGAAAAAGTGGCACAGGAGACATTCGGTTTTTCTGGCGCACAGCTGGAAAGTGTAGCCAATGAAGCGGCCATTTACGCCATGCGTGATCGTCAGGTCAAGATCACTGCGAAGCATTTTGCTTATGCCGTGGACAAGGTCATGCTCGGAGAGAAGGTAGACCGTCAAGCGTCAGAGGAAGAGAAGAAACGTGTTGCTCTCCATGAAATAGGCCATGCCATTGTTAGTGAGATCGTGCGACCAGGCTCTGTCTCGCAGGTCACGCTGAGTCCACGTGGCAAAGCACTAGGATACGTTCGACAAAATCCAATGGAAGACCGCTATCTGTATACCAAGGAAGCGATGGAAAAACAAATCATGGTTAGCCTTGGAGGAGCCGTAGCGGAGGAAATCTACTACGGTGGGCGTAGTACTGGATCGAAGAATGACTTCGAGCAAGCGTTAGGAATGGCACAGGAAATTGTACAAAGCGGTATGTCGGATCTGGGTATTGTACATTTACAATACGTGGAGAAGAGTCGTATTCATGACGAGGTTGAACGTCTGCTTGAAGGATTGCTCGGAGAAACTCGCAATCTTTTGAGACAGTTTGACTCCGTATTCCAAACAGGCTTGTACACATTGATGGAAGCGGAAGTTCTGCAAGGCGATGAATTCAGAACGCTTTTGTCTCAAACGAAAGAAGAAGTTGCTGTATAG
- a CDS encoding DUF5590 domain-containing protein translates to MLVRIILSIVAVILLTGAGFAYHLTASVAGERNQFEETVRQWVQDRTTITEIESIDEYRGKESYAVVIGKNKAGTQVVAWMTDQKVSFDRMDLAVPKKNVEEAVYKSFPQSEITHLVPGLENDKKFWEVTVKDKDGRFHYIHYDLFTGALLTSYVLAPT, encoded by the coding sequence GTGTTAGTACGAATTATCCTATCAATCGTAGCCGTCATTTTACTTACGGGAGCTGGGTTCGCCTACCACCTGACGGCTTCTGTAGCAGGAGAGCGCAATCAATTTGAGGAAACCGTTCGTCAGTGGGTCCAGGATCGCACGACAATCACGGAGATTGAATCCATTGATGAATATCGAGGCAAGGAGAGCTACGCTGTCGTCATTGGGAAAAATAAGGCGGGTACACAGGTTGTAGCCTGGATGACAGATCAGAAAGTTAGCTTCGATCGAATGGATCTAGCTGTTCCCAAAAAGAATGTAGAAGAGGCGGTTTACAAGTCATTCCCACAATCGGAGATCACTCATTTGGTTCCAGGTCTCGAAAACGATAAGAAATTTTGGGAAGTCACTGTTAAAGACAAAGACGGTCGTTTTCACTATATTCACTATGATCTATTCACTGGTGCTCTGTTAACCTCATACGTGCTCGCGCCAACCTAA
- a CDS encoding amidohydrolase, protein MKKTILIHATVITVNDTNEVIYDGAVAFEGNKITYVGPTPEDLSEAGYDEVIDQKGDYILPGLINTHGHAGMSLLRGYADDLPLQQWLEDKMWPLEAQFTGDTVKWGTQLSLIEMIRTGTTTFVDMYDHMDVVAKEVDAAGMRARLCRGMIGLCSEEERQTKLKDATLFAKEWHNQADGRITVMMAPHAPYTCSPEFITQIIEKADELSLPLHIHMSETAWEVGQNEKDYGLRPVAHLEKLGMFNRPTLVAHAVHLTDEEIDILAKYNVRVSHNVVSNLKLASGVAPVPKMLAKGVSVSLGTDSSASNNNLNLFEELKLAAILHKGVNNDPVAVPAEEALRMATRYGAEGVFQEETLGSIEVGKQADLIVLDSHQAHFHPAHQPISHVVYAANGRDVKDTIVAGKFLMRNHKLLTIDEERAIYEANRVFQTLKR, encoded by the coding sequence ATGAAAAAGACGATCCTCATTCACGCAACAGTCATTACCGTTAACGATACGAATGAAGTCATTTACGATGGTGCCGTAGCATTCGAAGGCAACAAGATTACGTATGTGGGCCCAACTCCTGAAGACCTGTCGGAAGCGGGATACGATGAAGTCATCGATCAAAAAGGTGATTACATACTGCCTGGCTTAATCAACACGCATGGACATGCTGGTATGTCCCTGCTACGCGGTTATGCAGATGATTTGCCGTTGCAACAATGGCTTGAAGACAAAATGTGGCCATTGGAGGCGCAATTCACGGGCGACACAGTAAAATGGGGTACCCAATTGTCGCTTATCGAGATGATTCGTACCGGAACCACCACGTTTGTGGATATGTATGATCATATGGACGTCGTAGCGAAGGAAGTCGATGCAGCTGGAATGCGTGCTCGCCTTTGCCGCGGTATGATCGGTCTGTGCTCCGAAGAAGAACGTCAAACAAAGCTGAAAGACGCGACTCTATTTGCAAAAGAATGGCATAATCAGGCGGACGGGCGTATTACCGTCATGATGGCACCGCACGCGCCGTACACGTGCTCACCAGAATTTATTACCCAAATTATCGAAAAAGCCGATGAGCTTTCCTTGCCGCTTCATATCCATATGTCTGAAACTGCTTGGGAAGTCGGTCAAAACGAGAAGGACTACGGGCTGCGCCCAGTTGCTCATTTGGAAAAGCTGGGAATGTTCAATCGCCCAACACTCGTTGCGCACGCTGTTCACCTAACGGATGAAGAAATCGACATTTTGGCAAAATACAACGTGAGAGTTTCTCATAACGTAGTGAGCAACCTGAAGCTGGCAAGCGGTGTTGCGCCTGTTCCGAAAATGTTGGCAAAAGGTGTAAGCGTGTCACTGGGTACCGACAGCTCGGCAAGCAACAACAATTTGAATTTGTTTGAGGAATTGAAACTCGCTGCGATCCTGCACAAAGGTGTGAACAACGATCCAGTAGCCGTACCAGCAGAGGAAGCACTTCGCATGGCTACTCGTTATGGCGCAGAAGGGGTATTCCAAGAGGAAACGCTCGGAAGCATTGAAGTAGGCAAGCAAGCTGACTTGATCGTACTGGATAGCCACCAAGCCCATTTCCACCCGGCACACCAACCGATTTCACACGTGGTGTACGCAGCAAATGGACGCGATGTGAAAGATACGATTGTAGCGGGTAAATTCTTGATGCGTAATCATAAGCTGTTGACCATCGATGAGGAGCGCGCGATTTACGAAGCAAACCGCGTATTCCAAACGTTAAAACGGTAA
- a CDS encoding redox-sensing transcriptional repressor Rex, whose amino-acid sequence MAKHEKISEAVVRRLPIYLRYLSYLQQVEVTTVSSQQMGKNLDVNPAQIRKDLAAFGDFGKKGIGYDVDYLVEKIREILKLTDEIRVALVGAGHLGHAISNYNAYLKDNMRIAAIFDSNPEKQGKKVAGIPIQPLVELEETIVNKQIKLAIITVPAPAAQSVCDQLTQAGIRGILNFAPTTIRAGKDVRIHYADVTSNLQSLAYYLT is encoded by the coding sequence GTGGCAAAACACGAAAAGATTTCAGAAGCGGTCGTCCGTCGTTTGCCGATTTATCTGCGTTACCTCAGTTATTTGCAGCAAGTTGAGGTGACCACCGTTTCCTCCCAACAGATGGGCAAGAATCTAGATGTGAATCCTGCCCAAATCAGAAAAGATCTTGCAGCTTTTGGTGATTTTGGAAAAAAGGGAATCGGCTATGATGTCGATTATCTGGTAGAAAAAATCCGTGAAATTCTGAAGCTAACGGATGAAATCCGTGTCGCTTTGGTCGGAGCTGGGCATTTGGGCCATGCCATTAGTAACTACAACGCTTATTTGAAAGATAACATGCGGATTGCGGCCATCTTTGACAGTAATCCAGAGAAGCAGGGTAAAAAAGTCGCAGGTATACCGATCCAGCCTTTAGTAGAGCTGGAAGAAACGATCGTAAACAAGCAAATCAAGCTAGCGATTATTACGGTACCGGCACCTGCAGCGCAATCCGTATGTGATCAGTTGACTCAAGCGGGTATCAGGGGGATCTTGAATTTTGCCCCTACGACGATTCGCGCAGGAAAAGATGTTCGCATTCACTATGCGGATGTGACGTCCAACCTGCAAAGCTTGGCCTACTATTTGACGTAA
- a CDS encoding ComEC/Rec2 family competence protein, translating to MLWKKEWRWWIVVLSAIFLCACSIDSHLYLQEAAVKIDDPFETETEQEFSGLIITYLALPHGESTLLRMPGGKTMLVDTGKAEDWPVLSARLAELKITRLDYVVLTNDQPEHMGGYVSLSQQVLIDAVILPKLIASSIRHVVLLRSNQKQMEAEQGQVLTLDQEISMEVLLPDEPLFLSPQNNSLVFRLTHGQLRFLFMSAVNEKAEERLLERQKDRLKAEVLKVAGQGSNQGSSQPFLTQVDPQVAIIQTGRSRDQMKDGQTEVMERLGESWAETYVTSHDGSITILSNGKEYRILKQKN from the coding sequence ATGTTATGGAAAAAAGAGTGGCGTTGGTGGATTGTAGTTCTTAGTGCGATTTTCCTTTGCGCATGCTCGATTGATAGCCATTTGTATTTGCAAGAAGCAGCAGTGAAGATAGATGACCCATTTGAAACAGAGACAGAACAGGAATTTTCGGGTCTCATTATCACCTACTTGGCACTTCCACATGGTGAGAGTACGCTTTTGAGAATGCCAGGCGGCAAAACGATGCTGGTTGATACGGGTAAGGCAGAAGATTGGCCCGTTCTCTCGGCGCGCTTGGCAGAGCTCAAGATCACACGGCTCGACTATGTAGTGTTGACGAACGACCAGCCTGAGCATATGGGAGGCTACGTTTCATTGAGCCAGCAAGTGCTTATAGATGCCGTCATTTTGCCCAAGCTGATCGCATCATCGATTCGCCATGTCGTGCTGCTTCGCTCCAACCAAAAGCAGATGGAAGCAGAGCAAGGACAAGTACTCACTCTTGACCAAGAAATCTCGATGGAAGTTTTGCTCCCGGATGAACCGTTATTTTTATCGCCCCAGAACAATTCTCTCGTTTTTCGATTGACGCACGGACAATTGCGATTTTTATTTATGAGCGCCGTGAATGAAAAAGCAGAAGAGCGACTGTTGGAACGGCAAAAGGATAGACTGAAGGCGGAAGTGCTAAAGGTTGCCGGTCAGGGGAGCAATCAAGGCTCTTCGCAACCATTTCTGACGCAAGTCGATCCTCAGGTCGCCATTATTCAGACAGGCCGATCGCGGGATCAAATGAAAGACGGTCAGACGGAAGTCATGGAGCGCCTGGGTGAGTCATGGGCCGAGACATACGTTACCAGCCACGACGGTTCCATTACCATTTTATCGAATGGAAAAGAATATCGGATTTTGAAGCAAAAGAATTAG